A window of the Callospermophilus lateralis isolate mCalLat2 chromosome 7, mCalLat2.hap1, whole genome shotgun sequence genome harbors these coding sequences:
- the Tmem59 gene encoding transmembrane protein 59 isoform X2, which translates to MAAPKASLWVRAQLGLPPLLLLTMALAGGSGTAAAEAFDSVLGDTASCHRACQLTYPLHTYPKVPASLYTVDHTEEELYACQRGCRLFSICQFVDDGIDLNRTKLECESACTEAYSQSDEQYACHLGCQNQLPFAELRQEQLMSLMPKMHLLFPLTLVRSFWSDVMDSAQSFITSSWTFYLQADDGKIVIFQSKPEIQYAPQLEQEPTNLRESSLSKMSYLQMRSAQAHRNYLEDGESDGFLRCLSLNSGWILTMTLVLSVMVLLWICCAAVATAVEQYVPSEKLSIYGDLEFVNEQKLSRYPASSLVVVRSKTEDHEEAGPLPTKVNLAHSEI; encoded by the exons ATGGCGGCGCCGAAGGCGAGCCTCTGGGTTCGGGCTCAACTGGGGCTCCCGCCGCTGCTGCTGCTGACCATGGCCCTGGCCGGAGGTTCTGGGACCGCTGCGGCTGAAGCGTTTGACTCGGTCTTGGGTGATACGGCGTCCTGCCACCGGGCCTGCCAGTTGACCTACCCCTTGCACACCTACCCCAAG GTGCCTGCCAGTTTGTACACAGTGGACCACACA GAAGAGGAGTTGTATGCTTGTCAAAGAGGTTGCAGGCTGTTTTCAATTTGTCAGTTTGTGGATGATGGAATTGATTTAAATCGGACCAAATTGGAATGTGAATCTG CATGTACAGAAGCATATTCCCAATCTGATGAGCAATATGCTTGCCATCTTGGCTGCCAGAATCAGCTGCCATTTGCTGAATTGAGACAGGAACAA ctCATGTCCCTGATGCCAAAAATGCATCTCCTGTTCCCTCTAACTCTCGTGAGGTCATTCTGGAGTGACGTGATGGACTCTGCACAGAGCTTCATAACCTCTTCATGGACTTTTTATCTTCAAGCTGATGATGGAAAAATAGTTATATTCCAG TCTAAGCCAGAAATTCAGTATGCACCACAGTTGGAGCAGGAACCTACAAATTTGAGAGAATCATCTCTAAGCAAAATGTCct ATCTACAAATGAGAAGTGCACAAGCACACAGGAACTATCTTGAGGATGGAGAAAGCGATGGCTTTTTAAGATGCCTCTCTCT taactCTGGGTGGATTTTAACCATGACTCTTGTCCTTTCGGTGATGGTGTTGCTCTGGATTTGTTGTGCAGCTGTTGCTACAGCTGTAGAGCAGTATGTTCCCTCTGAG AAGCTGAGTATCTATGGTGACTTGGAATTTGTGAATGAACAAAAACTAAGCAGATATCCAGCTTCTTCTCTCGTGGTTGTTAGATCTAAAACTGAAGATCATGAAGAAGCAGGGCCTCTACCTACAAAAGTGAATCTTGCTCATTCAGAAATTTAA
- the Tmem59 gene encoding transmembrane protein 59 isoform X4 — translation MAAPKASLWVRAQLGLPPLLLLTMALAGGSGTAAAEAFDSVLGDTASCHRACQLTYPLHTYPKEEELYACQRGCRLFSICQFVDDGIDLNRTKLECESACTEAYSQSDEQYACHLGCQNQLPFAELRQEQLMSLMPKMHLLFPLTLVRSFWSDVMDSAQSFITSSWTFYLQADDGKIVIFQSKPEIQYAPQLEQEPTNLRESSLSKMSYLQMRSAQAHRNYLEDGESDGFLRCLSLNSGWILTMTLVLSVMVLLWICCAAVATAVEQYVPSEKLSIYGDLEFVNEQKLSRYPASSLVVVRSKTEDHEEAGPLPTKVNLAHSEI, via the exons ATGGCGGCGCCGAAGGCGAGCCTCTGGGTTCGGGCTCAACTGGGGCTCCCGCCGCTGCTGCTGCTGACCATGGCCCTGGCCGGAGGTTCTGGGACCGCTGCGGCTGAAGCGTTTGACTCGGTCTTGGGTGATACGGCGTCCTGCCACCGGGCCTGCCAGTTGACCTACCCCTTGCACACCTACCCCAAG GAAGAGGAGTTGTATGCTTGTCAAAGAGGTTGCAGGCTGTTTTCAATTTGTCAGTTTGTGGATGATGGAATTGATTTAAATCGGACCAAATTGGAATGTGAATCTG CATGTACAGAAGCATATTCCCAATCTGATGAGCAATATGCTTGCCATCTTGGCTGCCAGAATCAGCTGCCATTTGCTGAATTGAGACAGGAACAA ctCATGTCCCTGATGCCAAAAATGCATCTCCTGTTCCCTCTAACTCTCGTGAGGTCATTCTGGAGTGACGTGATGGACTCTGCACAGAGCTTCATAACCTCTTCATGGACTTTTTATCTTCAAGCTGATGATGGAAAAATAGTTATATTCCAG TCTAAGCCAGAAATTCAGTATGCACCACAGTTGGAGCAGGAACCTACAAATTTGAGAGAATCATCTCTAAGCAAAATGTCct ATCTACAAATGAGAAGTGCACAAGCACACAGGAACTATCTTGAGGATGGAGAAAGCGATGGCTTTTTAAGATGCCTCTCTCT taactCTGGGTGGATTTTAACCATGACTCTTGTCCTTTCGGTGATGGTGTTGCTCTGGATTTGTTGTGCAGCTGTTGCTACAGCTGTAGAGCAGTATGTTCCCTCTGAG AAGCTGAGTATCTATGGTGACTTGGAATTTGTGAATGAACAAAAACTAAGCAGATATCCAGCTTCTTCTCTCGTGGTTGTTAGATCTAAAACTGAAGATCATGAAGAAGCAGGGCCTCTACCTACAAAAGTGAATCTTGCTCATTCAGAAATTTAA
- the Tmem59 gene encoding transmembrane protein 59 isoform X3 — MAAPKASLWVRAQLGLPPLLLLTMALAGGSGTAAAEAFDSVLGDTASCHRACQLTYPLHTYPKEEELYACQRGCRLFSICQFVDDGIDLNRTKLECESACTEAYSQSDEQYACHLGCQNQLPFAELRQEQLMSLMPKMHLLFPLTLVRSFWSDVMDSAQSFITSSWTFYLQADDGKIVIFQSKPEIQYAPQLEQEPTNLRESSLSKMSSDLQMRSAQAHRNYLEDGESDGFLRCLSLNSGWILTMTLVLSVMVLLWICCAAVATAVEQYVPSEKLSIYGDLEFVNEQKLSRYPASSLVVVRSKTEDHEEAGPLPTKVNLAHSEI; from the exons ATGGCGGCGCCGAAGGCGAGCCTCTGGGTTCGGGCTCAACTGGGGCTCCCGCCGCTGCTGCTGCTGACCATGGCCCTGGCCGGAGGTTCTGGGACCGCTGCGGCTGAAGCGTTTGACTCGGTCTTGGGTGATACGGCGTCCTGCCACCGGGCCTGCCAGTTGACCTACCCCTTGCACACCTACCCCAAG GAAGAGGAGTTGTATGCTTGTCAAAGAGGTTGCAGGCTGTTTTCAATTTGTCAGTTTGTGGATGATGGAATTGATTTAAATCGGACCAAATTGGAATGTGAATCTG CATGTACAGAAGCATATTCCCAATCTGATGAGCAATATGCTTGCCATCTTGGCTGCCAGAATCAGCTGCCATTTGCTGAATTGAGACAGGAACAA ctCATGTCCCTGATGCCAAAAATGCATCTCCTGTTCCCTCTAACTCTCGTGAGGTCATTCTGGAGTGACGTGATGGACTCTGCACAGAGCTTCATAACCTCTTCATGGACTTTTTATCTTCAAGCTGATGATGGAAAAATAGTTATATTCCAG TCTAAGCCAGAAATTCAGTATGCACCACAGTTGGAGCAGGAACCTACAAATTTGAGAGAATCATCTCTAAGCAAAATGTCct CAGATCTACAAATGAGAAGTGCACAAGCACACAGGAACTATCTTGAGGATGGAGAAAGCGATGGCTTTTTAAGATGCCTCTCTCT taactCTGGGTGGATTTTAACCATGACTCTTGTCCTTTCGGTGATGGTGTTGCTCTGGATTTGTTGTGCAGCTGTTGCTACAGCTGTAGAGCAGTATGTTCCCTCTGAG AAGCTGAGTATCTATGGTGACTTGGAATTTGTGAATGAACAAAAACTAAGCAGATATCCAGCTTCTTCTCTCGTGGTTGTTAGATCTAAAACTGAAGATCATGAAGAAGCAGGGCCTCTACCTACAAAAGTGAATCTTGCTCATTCAGAAATTTAA
- the Tmem59 gene encoding transmembrane protein 59 isoform X1 has product MAAPKASLWVRAQLGLPPLLLLTMALAGGSGTAAAEAFDSVLGDTASCHRACQLTYPLHTYPKVPASLYTVDHTEEELYACQRGCRLFSICQFVDDGIDLNRTKLECESACTEAYSQSDEQYACHLGCQNQLPFAELRQEQLMSLMPKMHLLFPLTLVRSFWSDVMDSAQSFITSSWTFYLQADDGKIVIFQSKPEIQYAPQLEQEPTNLRESSLSKMSSDLQMRSAQAHRNYLEDGESDGFLRCLSLNSGWILTMTLVLSVMVLLWICCAAVATAVEQYVPSEKLSIYGDLEFVNEQKLSRYPASSLVVVRSKTEDHEEAGPLPTKVNLAHSEI; this is encoded by the exons ATGGCGGCGCCGAAGGCGAGCCTCTGGGTTCGGGCTCAACTGGGGCTCCCGCCGCTGCTGCTGCTGACCATGGCCCTGGCCGGAGGTTCTGGGACCGCTGCGGCTGAAGCGTTTGACTCGGTCTTGGGTGATACGGCGTCCTGCCACCGGGCCTGCCAGTTGACCTACCCCTTGCACACCTACCCCAAG GTGCCTGCCAGTTTGTACACAGTGGACCACACA GAAGAGGAGTTGTATGCTTGTCAAAGAGGTTGCAGGCTGTTTTCAATTTGTCAGTTTGTGGATGATGGAATTGATTTAAATCGGACCAAATTGGAATGTGAATCTG CATGTACAGAAGCATATTCCCAATCTGATGAGCAATATGCTTGCCATCTTGGCTGCCAGAATCAGCTGCCATTTGCTGAATTGAGACAGGAACAA ctCATGTCCCTGATGCCAAAAATGCATCTCCTGTTCCCTCTAACTCTCGTGAGGTCATTCTGGAGTGACGTGATGGACTCTGCACAGAGCTTCATAACCTCTTCATGGACTTTTTATCTTCAAGCTGATGATGGAAAAATAGTTATATTCCAG TCTAAGCCAGAAATTCAGTATGCACCACAGTTGGAGCAGGAACCTACAAATTTGAGAGAATCATCTCTAAGCAAAATGTCct CAGATCTACAAATGAGAAGTGCACAAGCACACAGGAACTATCTTGAGGATGGAGAAAGCGATGGCTTTTTAAGATGCCTCTCTCT taactCTGGGTGGATTTTAACCATGACTCTTGTCCTTTCGGTGATGGTGTTGCTCTGGATTTGTTGTGCAGCTGTTGCTACAGCTGTAGAGCAGTATGTTCCCTCTGAG AAGCTGAGTATCTATGGTGACTTGGAATTTGTGAATGAACAAAAACTAAGCAGATATCCAGCTTCTTCTCTCGTGGTTGTTAGATCTAAAACTGAAGATCATGAAGAAGCAGGGCCTCTACCTACAAAAGTGAATCTTGCTCATTCAGAAATTTAA